GATTGTGGATTAGCATCCAACACTTCGCCAATTACCTTCAAAAGCGCACCCTCATCAGAAATTTGAACAAGGCCTTTTGCTTTGACGATTTCCTCAGCATTGCCGCCGTTTTCAATTAACTCTTTAAAGACGGTCTTTGCGATTTTAGACGAAATGGTTCCATCGACAATCAGTTTGATTAACCCAGCAAGTCCAACTGGTGTTAAGGCTATTTCGTGAAGCTCCTTGCCTTCCGCTTTCAAATAGGCTGAAACCTCGCCCATAATCCAGTTTGATGCTTGCTTCGCATCCGCTCCAGCATGAACAGTTGCATCAAAGAAATCAGACATCTCTTTCGTAACCGTTAATACTGCCGCATCATACTCTGGTAACCCTAATTCTTCCGTATAACGCTTGATTCTCGCATCTGGAAGCTCAGGGATTTCAGCACGAATCCGTGCCTTCCATTCTTCATCAATATAAATATCCGGAAGATCCGGTTCAGGGAAATAGCGATAATCATCTGAACCTTCTTTCACACGCATTAGCAAGGTTGCACCTGTTGCTTCATCAAAACGTCGCGTTTCCTGATCAATCACTCCACCGGCAGACACGACTTCGCGCTGACGAACTTCTTCGTACTCTAAGCCTTTACGGACAAAGTTAAAGGAATTAAGGTTTTTTAGCTCCGTTTTCGTACCGAATTCCTCTTGTCCAACAGGGCGAATCGAAATGTTGGCATCACAACGTAAAGAGCCTTCCTCCATCTTACAATCAGACACGCCAGTGTATTGGATAATCGACTTTAATTTTTCAAGATAAGCATATGCCTCATTAGGTGTACGAATATCCGGCTCAGAAACGATTTCAATTAATGGCGTTCCTTGGCGATTGTAATCACATAATGAGTACCCGTTGCCGTGGTTAAGCTTGCCCGCATCCTCTTCTAAATGGATCCGCGTAATGCCGATTCTTTTTTTGTAGCCATCCACTTCAATGTCAATCCAGCCATGCTCACCAATAGGCTTATCAAATTGTGAGATTTGATAGGCCTTTGGATTATCTGGGTAAAAATAGTTTTTGCGGTCAAATTTCGTTTCAGTTGCGACTTGGCAATTTAGGGCCATACAAGCCTTCATCCCGAAATCTACAACTTTGCGGTTTAATACCGGCAAAACACCTGGATATCCTAGGTCAATGACACTTGTATTCATATTTGGCTCTGCGCCAAAATGGTTTGGGCTGGCTGAAAATATTTTTGAATCTGTTTTTAATTCTACGTG
The DNA window shown above is from Bacillus sp. T3 and carries:
- the gatB gene encoding Asp-tRNA(Asn)/Glu-tRNA(Gln) amidotransferase subunit GatB, translated to MEFETVIGLEVHVELKTDSKIFSASPNHFGAEPNMNTSVIDLGYPGVLPVLNRKVVDFGMKACMALNCQVATETKFDRKNYFYPDNPKAYQISQFDKPIGEHGWIDIEVDGYKKRIGITRIHLEEDAGKLNHGNGYSLCDYNRQGTPLIEIVSEPDIRTPNEAYAYLEKLKSIIQYTGVSDCKMEEGSLRCDANISIRPVGQEEFGTKTELKNLNSFNFVRKGLEYEEVRQREVVSAGGVIDQETRRFDEATGATLLMRVKEGSDDYRYFPEPDLPDIYIDEEWKARIRAEIPELPDARIKRYTEELGLPEYDAAVLTVTKEMSDFFDATVHAGADAKQASNWIMGEVSAYLKAEGKELHEIALTPVGLAGLIKLIVDGTISSKIAKTVFKELIENGGNAEEIVKAKGLVQISDEGALLKVIGEVLDANPQSIDDFKNGKQKAVGFLVGQIMKATKGQANPQMVNKLLVEEINKR